The Microbacter sp. GSS18 genome has a segment encoding these proteins:
- a CDS encoding AAA family ATPase, giving the protein MTLVAPGTHRAYAAVVGRAATLTFPGGRTLTVAVPDGSDIRHEIIRTAVTEADRTGEPIELITSGDRGDHRLLIDPDGTLTPLPTLPDPADEIPTEPAPEPQQPADIPADIDSGATGSSTVHVESSPRPSFISPAGDLPTPAGWRGIRVRLGFGPSPMQIRRQHAIQAVSRQWAGCRSIAVVNGKGGVGKTMTTAMLAAVYARHGGGNVLAWDNNDTRGTLGWRTEQGVYDSTIRDLIPAAGVLLDADATVSSMTRFVHHQSGDRYDVLRSNPELLATDQRITTAQFDQLMQVAAKFYRLVVFDSGNDESADRWLRMIDSSHQLVIPTLANRESAESARLLLEALRGRDARSARLADNAVVIVTQAERASMRDVFDIADGFTGHVRAVHPIPFDPALKAGPLRHDTLKPGTRDAWTEAAASATTHLY; this is encoded by the coding sequence ATGACCCTCGTCGCCCCCGGCACGCACCGGGCGTACGCCGCCGTGGTCGGCAGGGCCGCAACCCTCACTTTCCCCGGCGGCCGCACCCTGACCGTCGCCGTCCCCGACGGCAGCGACATCAGACACGAGATCATCCGCACCGCCGTGACCGAAGCGGACCGGACCGGCGAACCCATCGAGCTGATCACCAGCGGCGACCGCGGCGACCACCGCCTCCTCATCGACCCCGACGGCACCCTCACCCCGCTCCCCACACTCCCCGACCCCGCCGACGAGATCCCCACCGAACCGGCGCCGGAGCCGCAGCAGCCCGCCGACATCCCCGCGGACATCGACTCCGGCGCCACCGGTTCCTCCACCGTGCACGTCGAATCATCCCCCCGGCCCTCCTTCATCTCCCCGGCCGGTGACCTGCCGACGCCGGCCGGGTGGCGTGGCATCCGGGTGCGGCTCGGGTTCGGGCCGTCGCCAATGCAGATCCGCCGGCAGCACGCCATCCAGGCCGTGTCCCGGCAATGGGCCGGCTGCCGCAGCATCGCCGTCGTCAACGGCAAGGGCGGCGTCGGAAAGACGATGACCACCGCCATGCTCGCCGCCGTCTACGCCCGCCACGGCGGCGGCAACGTGCTCGCCTGGGACAACAACGACACCCGCGGCACCCTCGGCTGGCGCACCGAGCAAGGCGTGTACGACAGCACCATCCGCGACCTCATCCCCGCAGCCGGCGTGCTTCTCGACGCGGATGCGACCGTGTCGTCGATGACCCGGTTCGTGCACCACCAGTCAGGCGACCGGTATGACGTGCTGCGCTCCAACCCCGAACTCCTCGCCACCGACCAGCGCATCACCACCGCCCAGTTCGACCAGCTGATGCAGGTCGCCGCGAAGTTCTACCGTCTGGTGGTGTTCGACTCCGGCAACGACGAATCCGCCGACCGGTGGCTGCGGATGATCGACTCGTCCCACCAGCTGGTGATCCCCACCCTCGCCAACCGCGAATCCGCCGAATCCGCCCGACTGCTCCTCGAAGCGCTCCGCGGCCGCGACGCCCGGTCCGCGCGCCTCGCCGACAACGCCGTGGTCATCGTCACCCAGGCCGAACGCGCGTCGATGCGAGACGTGTTCGACATCGCCGACGGGTTCACCGGTCACGTCCGCGCCGTCCACCCCATCCCGTTCGACCCCGCCCTCAAGGCAGGACCCCTCCGCCACGACACCCTCAAGCCCGGCACCCGCGACGCCTGGACCGAAGCCGCCGCATCCGCCACCACCCACCTCTACTGA
- a CDS encoding TraM recognition domain-containing protein, whose translation MNPILGRAIAVMIAAAVVLAVAFGFLTEAITQLVCGTRPEPDHLFAGLWLAVTGDPDGYTLPASCTLPVWQVRVADLAAILTVLVLTVMLLRWVRRYRQSDRAFLTELRSRPGFATSTDIREHLSGKAVLRRAAQLRPDLTRPTPTDVGWRVGASRGHDVYVSIEDSVALEGPPRSGKGYRVLISAILDWSGPLITTSTTNDNLTATLRMRQRRGDVNVFDPQGLSGIRHPLRINPIAGCEDPLVAMQRGNAIITGTALGASHTNQEWAQASGVVLGRLLHAAAVSGADISELYEWGSSPTLAREAVRVLRTDGTPGWAESLEATLSGDEKLVSSVWFGVHSAVTPLAVPQIRDALMPRPGDPVFDPHEFLDAANTLYLIGSASGAAAMGGWLGALMDDIVEVARKRALASPGARLQHPLGLILDEIVNMFRWQSLPRTMADGGGRGICTFVVLQALSQAETSWSKAEADTIWAAATAKLLLGGASHVNHLRDVETLLGYRDTRRTQRSWSSEHHGHNTSEHHERRPLMSVDEIRRLPQTAGLLAYRNQRNVLLDLTGWDQRADAADIRAGKQHLETEQRAVFDTAARTRPFQPAPSTEQPEGEWS comes from the coding sequence ATGAACCCGATCCTCGGAAGAGCCATCGCCGTGATGATCGCCGCAGCGGTCGTCCTCGCCGTCGCGTTCGGGTTCCTCACCGAAGCGATCACCCAGCTGGTCTGCGGCACCCGCCCCGAACCCGACCACCTGTTCGCCGGCCTCTGGCTCGCCGTGACCGGGGACCCCGACGGCTACACCCTCCCCGCCTCGTGCACGCTCCCCGTCTGGCAGGTCCGTGTCGCCGACCTCGCCGCCATCCTGACCGTCCTGGTCCTGACCGTGATGCTGCTGCGGTGGGTGCGCCGCTACCGGCAGTCCGACCGGGCGTTTCTGACCGAGCTGCGCTCCCGCCCCGGGTTCGCGACCAGCACCGACATCCGCGAGCACCTCTCCGGGAAAGCGGTCCTGCGCCGTGCCGCGCAGCTGCGACCCGACCTGACCCGCCCCACCCCCACCGACGTCGGCTGGCGTGTCGGCGCCTCCCGCGGCCACGACGTATACGTGTCCATCGAGGACTCCGTCGCCCTCGAAGGCCCGCCCCGCTCCGGGAAGGGGTACCGGGTGTTGATCTCCGCGATCCTCGACTGGTCAGGGCCGCTGATCACCACCTCGACCACCAACGACAACCTCACCGCCACCCTCCGCATGCGGCAGCGACGCGGCGACGTGAACGTGTTCGACCCGCAGGGGCTCTCCGGCATCCGCCACCCGCTGCGCATCAACCCCATCGCCGGCTGCGAAGACCCCCTCGTCGCGATGCAGCGCGGCAACGCCATCATCACCGGCACCGCCCTCGGCGCGTCGCACACGAACCAGGAGTGGGCGCAGGCATCCGGCGTCGTCCTCGGCCGGCTGCTGCACGCCGCCGCCGTCTCCGGCGCCGACATCAGCGAACTGTACGAGTGGGGGTCCTCCCCCACCCTCGCCCGCGAAGCCGTCCGCGTGCTCCGCACCGACGGCACCCCCGGGTGGGCCGAAAGCCTCGAAGCAACCCTCAGCGGCGACGAGAAGCTGGTCTCATCCGTCTGGTTCGGGGTGCACAGCGCCGTCACCCCGCTCGCCGTCCCCCAGATTCGCGACGCCCTCATGCCCCGCCCCGGCGACCCCGTCTTCGACCCGCACGAGTTCCTCGACGCCGCCAACACGCTGTACCTGATCGGATCCGCGTCGGGCGCGGCGGCGATGGGCGGCTGGCTCGGCGCGCTGATGGACGACATCGTCGAAGTCGCCCGCAAGAGAGCGCTCGCCTCCCCGGGCGCCCGGCTGCAGCATCCGCTCGGGCTGATCCTCGACGAGATCGTGAACATGTTCCGGTGGCAGAGCCTGCCCCGCACCATGGCCGACGGCGGCGGCCGCGGCATCTGCACCTTCGTCGTCCTCCAAGCCCTCTCCCAAGCCGAAACATCCTGGTCGAAAGCCGAAGCGGACACCATCTGGGCGGCAGCGACCGCGAAACTTCTCCTCGGCGGCGCCAGCCACGTCAACCACCTCCGCGACGTCGAAACCCTCCTCGGCTACCGCGACACCCGCCGCACCCAACGCTCCTGGTCGAGCGAGCACCACGGACACAACACCAGCGAGCACCACGAACGCCGCCCGCTGATGTCCGTCGACGAGATCCGACGCCTCCCCCAGACCGCCGGGCTCCTCGCCTACCGCAACCAACGCAACGTGCTGCTCGACCTCACCGGCTGGGACCAGCGCGCCGACGCCGCCGACATCCGCGCCGGCAAGCAGCACCTCGAAACCGAACAGCGCGCCGTCTTCGATACCGCCGCCCGCACCCGCCCGTTCCAACCGGCGCCGAGCACCGAGCAGCCCGAAGGCGAGTGGTCATGA